GCGCGAGCCGACTCCGCCTCCGCCACCCGCACGTTCACCCGCTGCGTCGCCACGTCGCTGTTGGCGTAGGCGGCCGCGGCTTGCAGCACCTGGTCCTTGAACTTGGCGAGTGGCTGGCCCTGCTTCACCCGGTCGCCCTCGTTCACGTACATCTCGACCAGCTGCTCCGCCATCGGCGCGCCCACCGTCACCCGCACCTTGGGCTCGAGGGCGCCGCTCAGCGGGATGCCGGTTCGCAGCGTCGCGCGCTGCGCGACGGCGACGTCCGCCGCGTTCAGGGTCGCCAGATCCCGCGATGCCGGGGCCTTCGTCTCGGCCGCCGACGCCCCGTCGCCCGCCTGCTTCGCACCGCAGGCCCCTAGGACCAGCGCCGTGGCGAGCCCCATGACCCCCGTCGCCCACCGAAATGCCGTCATCGAATGCCGATCCTTTTCTGTGCTCTCAGAACTCGCGTCTGGTCACCACTCGCAACTCGGCGTCCCGCAACCCTACTGCCCCTCTGCCACCCGGTTTCCTGCCGTCTGCGTGGGCACAGGGTGCCCCAGCGCCCGCTCCAACGCCGCGATCGCCAGCAGGTAGTCGCGGGTCGCTTGCGCTTCGTTGACGCTGGCCTGCTCGAGCGCCAGCCGCGCGTCCGACACCTCCAGCGCGGTCGCGATCCCGTTCGCGTACCGGACCGACGCCAGGTGCTGGGCGCGCTCCGCCTGGCCCACGGTCACGTGCCGGGCCACCACCAGCGCCTGCGCGCGGACGATCTCGGCCTTCGCCTGCTCGATCTCGATCGCCACGCTCTCCCGGGTCTGCGCCAGCTGCGCCTCCGCGCGCGACAGGTCGGCCTCCGCCTGCTGTACCGCGCCGTGGGTCCGAAGCCCGTCGAACAGCGGCACCGAGAGCACCAGCGCGGCCGTCCAGTCCTTGTGGAAATCCGTCAGCCGGGACGGGAAGCCGCTCTGGGGAAACGCCTGGCCGCCGAACGAGCTGGTCAGCTTCACCGACGGGTAGTAGTCGCCGTGATACACGTGCACCGCCTCGCGCCGGAACGCGACGTTGGCCTGCGCGGCCTCGATGGCCGCGCGGCCGGCGACGTCGAGGTCCAGGGCGGGGAGATCCACGCGCGGCAGCGAGTCGGCCGGCGTCTGCAGCATCCCGCTCACCAGCTCCACGGGCTGATCGGCCGGGATGTTCAGCAAGCGCCGGACCTCCAGCAGGGCGACGTCACGGCTGTTGCGGGCCGCGATCACCAGCGGCTCCTGGTTCGCCGCCTCGACCTGGGCGCGCAGCAGGTCGTAATCGGCGGACGACCCCACCTGGTGGTTGAGGGACACGCGGTGCAGCTGGTCGTTCACCTGCACTTGCGACGCCTCCGTGATGTCCACGATCCGCCGGGCGTACAGCGCGTTCAGATACGCCTGCGTGACCCGGTAGGTCACGTCCCGGCGCGTCTCGTCGAGCTGCGCCCGCGCGGCCTGCTCGTAGGCGTGGGCGCCGCGGATCCCCGCGCCGACCTTGCCGCCCTGGAACAGCGTCTGGCTGAAGGTGAGCGTGGCGACGTAGCTGTCCGGGCTCCCGAATCCCGTGTTCGCGAACATGCTGCCGAGACCCTGAAACGCAGCGAACTGCGCGTTGTTCTCCAGGTAGCTGACTCGGGTCGCGAGGGGGGCCGTGCTATCGGGCGCGAACGCCGGGACTCCAGAGCCGAGGCTCTGGAACACCGACGCAAAGGTCCGCTGGTAGGTGACGTTGGCACGGATCTCCGGCAGCGCCGACGCCCAGGCCTGGGTCACCTCACCCTCGGCCTGGCGGACGCCCGCCTCCGCGATCCGCACCTCGTTGCCCGACCGCAGGGCGCGCTCGATGGCGCCCTCCAGCGTCAGCCGCAGGGGACCGGGCCCGGGCTGCTGGGCCCCGGCCGCAACGGGCGCGAGGGCGAGGGCGACGAGGATCGCGATGCGCATGGCCCTACGCTCCGGCCTCGCCCGTATGACAGCGGACGCCGTCCAGGGCGATGGTCAGTTGTGACTCGACCGCGTCGTGCAGGCTCAGCGTGCTGCCGCGGACCAGCGCCTGGTGGGGCCCGCCGCCTATCCACCAGACCAGCGTGCCCAGGAATACCGACGCGAATACGCCGAACACCGAGTCCGCCGGCAGCTCGGATCGGAACTCCCCGCTGTCCTGCCCCTCCCGCACGACCTGCACCACGCGCTGGTACAGTCCGCTGCGCGAGTGATCGGGCTCCGGACAGACCATCCGCTCCATGCTGACCCGGAGCAGCATCCCGGCGAGCGCGCGATCCTGTCCGTACGACTCCGCCACCCCGCCGAACAGCGCCAGAATCCGCTCGCCGGCGGTGCGCCCGTGTTGCGCCGCGTGCTCTTCCGCCCGCTCCATCCACTCCTCGCTCAGGGCGGCGAGCACCGACTCCTTGCGCGGGAAGTAGTTGAAGAACGTGCCCTTCGCGACGTCGGCCCGCTCCGTGATCTCGTCGACGGTGGTCGCGTCGAAGCCCTTCTCGTGGAACAGCTCGAACGCCGCGAGCGTGATCCGCCGCCGCGTTTCCTCCTTCTTGCGCTCCCGCCGTCCCTGCGTCGGCTCAGTCACGGTGAACCGCCTCGGTACCAGAATTATGAGAAACGGTCATTTCCGACCATAGTCTACTAATAGACCGTGGTTCTGTCAACATAGCTGTACTACGGTCAACTTCGTGGGGTGGTTTCGGTGCGGGTGTCCCCGCCACATTTTCGCAGCCTATGCGCGTCGCGATAACTGGAGCGACCGGGTACGTCGGGCAGGCGGTCGTTCACAAGCTGCTCAGGCGGGACCACGAGGTGCGGGCGCTCGTCCGCAGGCCGGAGCGCGCCGGAGCCCTGCGGGACCAGGGGGCCGAGCTGGTCGAAGGCGACCTCGGCGAACGGGTCGCGTTGAGGACGCTGCTCGAAGGCGCCAGCGCGGTGATCCACCTCGTGGGCATCATCGTTGAGACCGAGCGGCACGCCTTTGAATCGGTTCACGTCGCCGGCACCGAGGCCGTGCTGGAGGCTGCCCGCGAGGCAGGGACGCCGCTGCTGTTGCACATGAGCGCCCTGGGCGCCCGGGGTCAGGTCGATGCCACCCGCTACCATCAGACGAAGTGGCGGGCCGAGGAAGCGGTTCGTGCCGGTCGAGTGCCCTACGCGATCTTCAGACCCTCGCTCATCGCAGGCCCGGGCAGTCCACCGCTCAAGACCATGGTGGACATGATCCGGTTCTCACCGGTCGTGCCGGTCATCGGGGACGGCCGCTACCAGCTGCAGCCGATCTGGTTGGGCGATGTGGCGGAGGCGTTCGCACGCGCGCTGGAGCGTGCGGATCTCCGGGGCAGCTTCGACCTGGCGGGAACGGAGCCGCTGACCTATCACCGGATGCTGGACCATCTCGAGACCGCGCTGGGGGTGCGCCGCCGGCGGATCGCCGTGCCGGTCGGCGTGGCGCGATTCGCCGCCGCGGCCGGCACCACCCTTCCGAGCGTGGCGCCGATCACGCCCGAGCAACTCCAGATGCTCCTGGAGGGTAGTACGACGAACGACAACGCCATCGCGACTCGCTTCGGCATCGCGCCGCGAGCGTTCGCCGACGTTGCCGACGAGATCTGCGCACCGTACGCAGCCCGCCAGGCCGCAGCCTCCTAACGACGCGCGAGGCCGGCACTCGGCCGAATCCGGTTCTTGGTCCGCGGAGGGGCAATGGGGCGAGCGCTGTGTCGCGCGGCCGGCGTCGCGGCGCTGATGGCGGCGGTGCCCGTCGTCGGCCGGACCGCGCAACCCGTGGCGGCCGCGCCGTTCGCCAGCGGCGCTGCGACCTTCGTCCTGCACTCCACCATCATCGGACGCTTCACGGGGCAGGCGCGCGTGGCCCGGGCCGCGTTTTCCGGCGGCCAGCTGGCCGAGATCCGGGGCCAGGCCGTGGTCCTCGTCGCGGAAATGCGCACGGGCAACGGCTTGAGGGATCGACACATGCGGGAGACGATGAGCGCCGACAGTTTTCCGGAGATCCGCTTCGACCTCGACAGCGTGGAGGCTGGCTCCTCCGCTGGCGACTCGACCGGCGTGGTGCTGGTCGGCCGACTGGCGGCGCACGGCGTCACGCGGCCGCTGCGCGCGACGGGCTCCGTCGTTGCGCGACCGGACGGCGAGGAGGTCGAGGCCACGTTCGGCCTCGACATGCGCGACTTCGGCATCCGCCCGCCGGTACGCGCCCTGGTGCTGCACGTGGCTCCGGACGTCGCGGTCACCGTTCACCTGACGTTTGGCGGGGGCCCGCCACCCTGATTGACCCGAAGGAAAACAAGCGGCCCGGGGGCGAACCCCCGGGCCCTGGGACCGGGCAAAGCCGCCGTCAGACTTTGCGCGCGGTCGGTTGCTTTACCGGCTCGCTTGCCGGGACGTCACCGCTGGGCGCGAAGATCGTCGGCAGCAGCGACGGGTGGACGCAGTAGCCCCACGCTCCCGACTCTGCGGGCGTGCCCGCCACCACCCTCTCCTTCGGCCGCCCTCGGGGCGTCGTCCTGCCCTCGCGGTCACCTCCGACCATCGGCGTCGCGCCCATGCATCGCTCCCCTCGCCTCTCAGTGCTTAGACGCGCGGACGCCACGCATGGTTGCAGGCGGCTAGCGGCGGAGCCTCCCGGTCCGGGAGGTGGTGACCGTATCGGCGGACGCGCCGCGGGAGAAGATCACGCGCGTGTTGGACGTCCCGTAGCCGAGCCCCAAGGGCCCGAACACGATGGCGAGATTCGAGCAAGTGACCGTGGAGGACCCGAGAGGATAGACACCCACCGTATCCCAGGCGGCGGGGGCGCGCTGCACGGACAAGGTGGCCACGGGCGCGGTACGTTCCAGCTCCAGTCGCGCCAGCGTGCCGCGCGAGATGGCGAGTTGGCGTGTCGTGGCGTAGAGCGCCGCGAAGCGTTCAACGCCCTCGCGCACCGATGCCTGGTCGAGGTAGCGGATCAGGGGAGGGGTCACGACCGCCGTCAGGATTCCCACGATCGCGACCACGGAAAGCAGCTCCGGCAACGTGAATCCGCGACGCATGCCGCCAACCTAGCGCGGAAGCCTGCCGCCACCGTGTCGGACCGTCGCGGAGTGGATGCTTCGGCCGCGGCGCAGCGGCACTCCCTGGCTCGGCGCGAGCGGCCTCGCTAGACTGCGCTCATGCACGCACTGGTACGCCTCTACCTCAGGACGGCCTTCGCCTTCCTCGCCCTCGGCTTGATGGGCGGCTTGTGGCTCGAATACCGGCTGACCGTCGGTGGGGTGATCAGCCAGGGCATGATCGTGGCGCACGTGCACGTGCTGCTGGTGGGATTCCTGCTGATGATGATCCTCGGCACCGCGTTCTGGCTGTTCCCGCGCGCCGGCCGCGGCCAGCCGGTAGGGCCGCACCCGTTCGCGGTCGGACTCGCCTACGGGCTGCTCACGGCGGGGACCGTCGTGCGCGGGGTCGCCGAGTTCTTCGACCTCGAGCTGTCGGCCCCGGTCTGGCGGTACGTCGCGCTGGCCGCGTCGTCGGTCCAGGCCGCGGGCGTTCTCATCGGGATCGTCGCCTTGTGGAGCCGGGTCCGGGGCGCCGCCGCGCCGAAGCTGGCGCCGCCGAATCCTCCTGAATGATGGAGCGTCCTCCGCGCCGCCCGCACGACGCCGCACTCTCGACGAGGGCTACCGAGCCCCCGGCCGCCGCCTAGCGCCGCGCCGCCCGCTCCAGGAGGCGGCGGCGCGTGTAGGGGATGAGGCCGCCCGCGTCGATGATCGCCTGACGCGCCGCCGGCAGCGGCCGAGCCGCGTACCGCTTGCCCGTCGCCAGGTTCACGACCTCCGCCGCGCCCACCGCCAGCTCGTCGCCCTCGGACGCCACCACGCCCGGCGCCTCCACCAGCCTGAGCCCCAGGTTGATCGCGTTCTGCAGGAAGATCCGCGCGAAGCTCGAGGCCACGATCACCAGCTCGTGCCCCTTCAGCGTGGAAACCGCCTGCTCGCGGGAACTGCCGCAGCCGAAGTTCTTCCCGGCGACCACCACGCTGCCGGCCGGCACGGCGCCACTCTTCAGTCCCGCGTTGAACGGACCGAGATCCGCGAATGCGTACTGGGGCGTTTCGCTCGGCAGGACCGTCGCCATGTAGCGGCCGGGGTAGATGACGTCGGTCGAGACGTCGTCGCCGAGCACCAGGACTGCCTTGGCCGCGCTCACCGTCCGCCCCCGAGGCGCGGGTCCGTGATGCGCCCGGTCACCGCCGAGGCGGCCGCCACCGCGGGCGAGCAGAGGTAGACCTCGGACGCCGGGTTCCCCATCCGCCCCTTGAAGTTGCGGTTGGTGGTGGACAGCGCGACCTCGCCGTCGCCGAGCGCTCCCTCGTGGACGCCCAGGCAGGGGCCGCAGCCGGCGTTCATCACCACCGCTCCGGCGCCCGCCAGGTCGGCCAGGTATCCGGCGGCAAGCGCCTGCTGGTAGATGCGACCCGACGCCGGAAAGACCAGCATCCGCGTGCCGGCCGCGACCGTGCGGCCCCTGAGGATGCGCGCTGCGATGGCCAGGTCGTCGAGCCGACCGTTGGTGCAGGAGCCGATCACGATCTGATCCACGTGCCGCCCCGCCACCTCGCCGACGCCACGGACGTTGTCCACGGTATGCGGGCAGGCGACCTGCGGCTCCAGCGACGACGCGTCCACGTCCAGCGACCGCTCGTACGGCGCGTCCGCATCGGGCGGGACCAGCGGCACGGCGTCCTGGACGCCCGCCTCCTCCCGGAGGTAGCGCAGCGTCTCGGCGTCCGCCGGCACGATGCCCGACGTCGCCCCGGCTTCGACCGCCATGTTGCACAGGGTCAGGCGTCCTGACGTGGGCATGGCGCGGATGGCCTCGCCGTGGAACTCCAGCACCCGGAAGGCGGCGCCGGCCGCGCCGAGCTTGCCGACCAGATGCAGGATCAGGTCCTTGGAGCTGATCATCTCCGGCATCCGGCCCGTGACGTTCACCCGGATGGTGGGCGGCACCTCGACGTTCACCGCGTACCCGAGCGTCCATACGCTCGCCATCTCGGTGGCGCCGATCCCGAACGCGAAGGCGCCGAGGGCACCGTGGCTCGTGGTGTGCGAGTCGGTGCCGACGACCACCGCCCCCGGCCGCACGTAGCCGTTCTCGGGCAGGATCTGGTGGCAGATGCCGCCCCGGTCGCCCCGGATGTCATGGAACTTGGCGATGCCGTTCGCCGCGACGAATTCGCGCACCTTCTTCTGATTGGTCGCCGTCTTGGGTGATTCGGCGGGCACGCGGTGATCGAAGATGATCGCGAGGCGCGCCGGATCCCACACGGCGGGCGCGAGGCCGGTGCCGCGGAAGACCTCGAGGAACTGGTTGATCACCAGGGCCGCGTTCTCGTGGCTCATGGCGAGGTCCACGGCCGGCTCCACCACCTCGCCGACCGCCACCGCCTTCCTGCCCGCCGCACGAGCGAGGATCTTCTGCACGACCGTCATCCCCGGGCCGGGCGCGTTCTCCGTCACACGATGCCCCTTTCCTTCAGCCGCGCGATCTGCTCCGCCGAATAGCCCAAGCCGCCGAGAATCTCTTCGGTGTGCGCGGACAGCCGTGGCGGCGCCGTCTCGACCGCTCCAGGCGTCTTGGCGAGCTTGGCGGTCAGGCCGAACACCTTCACTTCGCCGATACCCTCGGCGCATACGGTCTGGATGGTGTCCCGATGGGCGACCTGCGCCTGGGTGAGCGCCTGCTCCAGCCCGAGGATCGCGCCCGAGGGGACGCCGCGCTCGTTCAGGACGTGCACCCACTGCTCGGTGTCGCGCTCCCGGAGCTTCGCCTCCAGGAGCGGGGTCAGGGCCCGCCGGTTCTGTTTGCGGGCGTCCCGCTTGGCGAAGCGCGGGTCGCGCTTCAGCTCCGGCACGCCGAGCGCGTCCGCCACCGCCTCCCACTGCTCCTGCTTGTTGGCGGCGATGTTGATGGCGCCGTCTCTGGTGGCGAACGTGCCCGAGGGCGCCGCCGTGAAGTTGTCGTTTCCGAGCAGCTGCGGCTGCTGGTGCCCGATCAGCAGGTTGGCGGCCACCCAGCCCATCAGCGGCATGATGGAATCGACGAGGGCGACGTCGATGAACTGTCCCTCGCCCGTGCGCTCGCGGTGAAACAGGGCGGCCATGATGGCGAACGCGGCGTTGAGCCCCCCCACCGTGTCGCACACCGGAAAGCCACAGCGCAGCGGATTGAGTCGCTCGTCGCCGTTGATCGCCATGACGCCGCTCAGACCCTGGATGATCTGGTCGTAGGCGGGTTTCATCGCGTCCGGGCCGGTCTGCCCGAAGCCGGAGATGGCGCAGTAGACGAGCCGCGGGTTCTCCCCGGCGAGCACGGGGTAAGCGATGCCGAGCCGCTCCATCACGCCGGGGCGGAAGTTCTCGACCACGACGTCGGCCGTCCGCGCCAGCTTGCGCAGGATCTCGCGCGCCTCCGGCTCCTTGAGATTCAGGGTCACGGACTTCTTGTTCGCGTTCTGCGCGAGGAAGCTGGTGCCCATCAGGCGGTCGTTGAGATCCGGCACGTTGCCGAGCCGGCGCGCCAGGTCGCCGTCCACCGGGTTCTCGATCTTGATCACCTCCGCGCCCAGCAGCGCGAGGAGCGCCGTGGCGAACGGGCCGGACAGCACGTTCGTCAGGTCGAGGACCCGGATGTGGCCCAGCAGCTTCGCCGTGCTCACGGCTGGGCCGCCAGGGCGTCGGCGATCGTGCCGGTGCGGTACACGCTGCCCGGCAGATCGCGCCCGAAGAACCGGGCGACCTCGCCGGCCAGCGCGATCAGCCGGTCGAGCCGGACGTCGGGGCGCCGCCCCGAGCGCTGGAGCAGGTGCACCAGGTCCTCCGTGCAGGTGTTGCCGCCCGCGACCTTCGTGAACGGACACCCGCCCAGGCCGGCCACGGACGATTCGAACCAGGTCACCCCGGCGCGCAGCGCCGCCCAGCAGTTGGCGAGGGCGAGGCCGTACGTGTTGTGGAAGTGGCACGCCGCCTCGACGCCGGGCCCGGCGGCGAACACGGCGGCGTACAGGCGCTCGACCTGGTCCGGGACCGCGTGCCCGGCCGTGTCGGCCAGGCTGATGCAGGGGAGGCCCGCGTCGAGAAACCGCCGCACCAGGTCGAGGACGCGGCGCTCGGGCACGGCGCCCTCGTACCCGCAGCCGAACGCCGACTGCACCGAGACCTGGACCTGCTTGCGCTCCGCCAGCACCCGTTGCGCGATGGCGACGATGCGCCCGGTCGCCTCGTCGGTCGACATCCCGGTGTTCTTCCGGCTGTGGGTCTCGCTCGCCGACACCCCCATGCAGAACAGCTCCACGCCGCACGCCAGACCGCGCTCCAGCCCTCGCTCGTTCAGCACGAGGGCGGAGAGCGTCGCGCCCGCGGGACGGTCGAGCTCCCCGAACAACCGGTCGGTGTCCGCCATCTGCGGCACTTTCTCGGGATGGACGAACGAGCCGACCTGGACCACGTCCAGGCCCGAAGCGGCCAGCTCGCCGACCCACCGCGCTTTCTGCGCGGTCGGGACGATCTGCCGCTCCATCTGCAGCCCGTCCCGCAAGCCGACCTCGTGCAGGACGATCGCGCGCGTGCCCTGGGCGACGGCCATCGCCCGGCCTACAGCGCCCCCGCCACGGCCTCGGCCACCTCGAGCGTGGTGTTGGTCCCGCCCATGTCGTAGGTCCGGACCTTCCCGGCTCGGATCACCGCCGCGACCGCGCGCTCGACGCGCTCGGCCTTGGCCTGCTCGCCGAGCCACTCGAGCATCATCCTGGCCGCCAGGATCGTGGCGATGGGGTTCACCTTGTACTGGCCCGCGTACTTGGGCGCCGAGCCGTGCGACGGCTCGAACACGGCCAGCTGCTCCCCGATGTTCCCGGAGCAGCCGAAGCCGAGCCCGCCGACCATCTGCGCGGCGAGGTCGGAGATGATGTCCCCGTACAGGTTCGGGGCCACCAGCACATCGTAACTCCGGGGGTTCTTGAGCAGCCACATGCAGATCGCGTCGACGTTGGCGTCGTCCATCGGGATGCCCGCGTACCCGGCCGCCACGCGCTTCGCTTCCTCGAGGAACAGCCCGTCCGTCGCCCGCACCACGTTCGCCTTGTGCACCACCGTGACCTTGCGGCGCCCGTTCCGCTTCGCGTACTCGAACGCCGCCCGCACGATGCGCTCGGAGCCCTTCCGGGTGTTGACCTTGCACGAGATCGCGTAGTCGTCGGGTGCGAGGTCCTTGAACGGCGCGAACGGCTTGGAGGCCCGGGCCAGCGCCGCCGCAAGATCGGCCGGGACGGGAGCGAACTCGACCCCCGCGTACAGGTCCTCCGTGTTCTCGCGGAAGATCACCAGGTCGATCGCGTCGCCGAAGTTCAACGGGTTGCCCGGATAGGCCCGGCACGGCCGCAGGCAGACGTAGAGATCGAACATCTGCCGCATCCGGACGATGGGTGAGCGGTACACGAGGCCGGTGCCCCGCAGCGCGGGCGCGAGCTCGGCCTCGGCCGCTCGCGCGGGCTTCGACGTGATCGCGCCGAACAGCGCCGCGTGCACGCCCTTGAGGAGCTCGACGGTGCGGAGCGGGAAGGCGTCGCCCTCGCGGCACCAGTAGTCCCACCCGATGTCGCCGGGCAGGTAGTCCGCGTCCAGCCGGATGGCATCGAGCACGATCCGAGCCGCTTCCATCACGTCCTTGCCGATCCCGTCGCCCGGCAGCCACGCGATTCTGTACTGAGCCATGCACTCCGCTCCCCAGGGGCTCATCACAAAAACAGCAAGAAGCGCGCCGGAATTGCCTGCGCCCGGCAAAGGCTTGCGGTGCCGCCACAAGCGCGGGCGCGCGGGAGCCGAACGTCAAGGCCTCGCGGCCCATGCCCTCCTTGCGCTGCGCCCGGCCGCGGGATATGAAATCTGCACGACATGAGCGACGCTCTACTGGCGCTCCGCGAATACGCCAAGCTCGCGCCCTGGAACATCCGGGACCTCGCGGCCATCTCCGGGGGCATTCTCGACGCCTCCGGCGTGACGCCGATCAACGCCGCGGCCCAGAGTCACCCGTCCGATCGCACGATCCGCTTCTACGTGACCCGGCACCTGATGAGCCCGCCCGAGGGCCGGGGGACGGCGGCGACCTACGGCTACCGGCACCTGCTCCAGCTCCTGTCGATCAAGCTGCGGCAGATGGAAGGCGCCACCCTGGCGACGATCACGAAGGACATCGCCGACTCCCCGGGCGACGTCCTGGAGAAACGGGTCGCCACGGCGCTGGGCACCTTGCCGGTTCCCGAGGAGATCCAGTTTCCCGGCGCCGTCGCACCGAGGGGCCGGGTGGCTCGGGCGGTGGGCCGGCGAGCGTCCAACGGCAGTGCGGCCGAGGGCGGCGAGCCCGGCAACGCGCCCGCGGGGGCCTGGTACCGCATCGCGCTCGACGACCTGGCCGAGATCTCGCTGCGCCACGACCACCCGGCCGCGCGCACGTCCGCCCAGCGCCAGCGCCTGGCAGAGCGGGTGGCGCGCGCCCTTCGCGAGGCCGCCGCCGACTCCGGACAGTAGCGCCGCATGCGCCTGCGCTGGCGCCCGCCCCTCGTGCTGTCCGCCTGCGTCGT
This region of Gemmatimonadales bacterium genomic DNA includes:
- a CDS encoding TolC family protein, with product MRIAILVALALAPVAAGAQQPGPGPLRLTLEGAIERALRSGNEVRIAEAGVRQAEGEVTQAWASALPEIRANVTYQRTFASVFQSLGSGVPAFAPDSTAPLATRVSYLENNAQFAAFQGLGSMFANTGFGSPDSYVATLTFSQTLFQGGKVGAGIRGAHAYEQAARAQLDETRRDVTYRVTQAYLNALYARRIVDITEASQVQVNDQLHRVSLNHQVGSSADYDLLRAQVEAANQEPLVIAARNSRDVALLEVRRLLNIPADQPVELVSGMLQTPADSLPRVDLPALDLDVAGRAAIEAAQANVAFRREAVHVYHGDYYPSVKLTSSFGGQAFPQSGFPSRLTDFHKDWTAALVLSVPLFDGLRTHGAVQQAEADLSRAEAQLAQTRESVAIEIEQAKAEIVRAQALVVARHVTVGQAERAQHLASVRYANGIATALEVSDARLALEQASVNEAQATRDYLLAIAALERALGHPVPTQTAGNRVAEGQ
- a CDS encoding TetR/AcrR family transcriptional regulator, with the protein product MTEPTQGRRERKKEETRRRITLAAFELFHEKGFDATTVDEITERADVAKGTFFNYFPRKESVLAALSEEWMERAEEHAAQHGRTAGERILALFGGVAESYGQDRALAGMLLRVSMERMVCPEPDHSRSGLYQRVVQVVREGQDSGEFRSELPADSVFGVFASVFLGTLVWWIGGGPHQALVRGSTLSLHDAVESQLTIALDGVRCHTGEAGA
- a CDS encoding NAD(P)H-binding protein, producing the protein MRVAITGATGYVGQAVVHKLLRRDHEVRALVRRPERAGALRDQGAELVEGDLGERVALRTLLEGASAVIHLVGIIVETERHAFESVHVAGTEAVLEAAREAGTPLLLHMSALGARGQVDATRYHQTKWRAEEAVRAGRVPYAIFRPSLIAGPGSPPLKTMVDMIRFSPVVPVIGDGRYQLQPIWLGDVAEAFARALERADLRGSFDLAGTEPLTYHRMLDHLETALGVRRRRIAVPVGVARFAAAAGTTLPSVAPITPEQLQMLLEGSTTNDNAIATRFGIAPRAFADVADEICAPYAARQAAAS
- a CDS encoding YceI family protein, whose protein sequence is MGRALCRAAGVAALMAAVPVVGRTAQPVAAAPFASGAATFVLHSTIIGRFTGQARVARAAFSGGQLAEIRGQAVVLVAEMRTGNGLRDRHMRETMSADSFPEIRFDLDSVEAGSSAGDSTGVVLVGRLAAHGVTRPLRATGSVVARPDGEEVEATFGLDMRDFGIRPPVRALVLHVAPDVAVTVHLTFGGGPPP
- a CDS encoding prepilin-type N-terminal cleavage/methylation domain-containing protein; amino-acid sequence: MRRGFTLPELLSVVAIVGILTAVVTPPLIRYLDQASVREGVERFAALYATTRQLAISRGTLARLELERTAPVATLSVQRAPAAWDTVGVYPLGSSTVTCSNLAIVFGPLGLGYGTSNTRVIFSRGASADTVTTSRTGRLRR
- a CDS encoding 3-isopropylmalate dehydratase; translated protein: MSAAKAVLVLGDDVSTDVIYPGRYMATVLPSETPQYAFADLGPFNAGLKSGAVPAGSVVVAGKNFGCGSSREQAVSTLKGHELVIVASSFARIFLQNAINLGLRLVEAPGVVASEGDELAVGAAEVVNLATGKRYAARPLPAARQAIIDAGGLIPYTRRRLLERAARR
- a CDS encoding 3-isopropylmalate dehydratase large subunit, translated to MTENAPGPGMTVVQKILARAAGRKAVAVGEVVEPAVDLAMSHENAALVINQFLEVFRGTGLAPAVWDPARLAIIFDHRVPAESPKTATNQKKVREFVAANGIAKFHDIRGDRGGICHQILPENGYVRPGAVVVGTDSHTTSHGALGAFAFGIGATEMASVWTLGYAVNVEVPPTIRVNVTGRMPEMISSKDLILHLVGKLGAAGAAFRVLEFHGEAIRAMPTSGRLTLCNMAVEAGATSGIVPADAETLRYLREEAGVQDAVPLVPPDADAPYERSLDVDASSLEPQVACPHTVDNVRGVGEVAGRHVDQIVIGSCTNGRLDDLAIAARILRGRTVAAGTRMLVFPASGRIYQQALAAGYLADLAGAGAVVMNAGCGPCLGVHEGALGDGEVALSTTNRNFKGRMGNPASEVYLCSPAVAAASAVTGRITDPRLGGGR
- a CDS encoding CaiB/BaiF CoA-transferase family protein; translated protein: MSTAKLLGHIRVLDLTNVLSGPFATALLALLGAEVIKIENPVDGDLARRLGNVPDLNDRLMGTSFLAQNANKKSVTLNLKEPEAREILRKLARTADVVVENFRPGVMERLGIAYPVLAGENPRLVYCAISGFGQTGPDAMKPAYDQIIQGLSGVMAINGDERLNPLRCGFPVCDTVGGLNAAFAIMAALFHRERTGEGQFIDVALVDSIMPLMGWVAANLLIGHQQPQLLGNDNFTAAPSGTFATRDGAINIAANKQEQWEAVADALGVPELKRDPRFAKRDARKQNRRALTPLLEAKLRERDTEQWVHVLNERGVPSGAILGLEQALTQAQVAHRDTIQTVCAEGIGEVKVFGLTAKLAKTPGAVETAPPRLSAHTEEILGGLGYSAEQIARLKERGIV
- a CDS encoding hydroxymethylglutaryl-CoA lyase, whose amino-acid sequence is MAVAQGTRAIVLHEVGLRDGLQMERQIVPTAQKARWVGELAASGLDVVQVGSFVHPEKVPQMADTDRLFGELDRPAGATLSALVLNERGLERGLACGVELFCMGVSASETHSRKNTGMSTDEATGRIVAIAQRVLAERKQVQVSVQSAFGCGYEGAVPERRVLDLVRRFLDAGLPCISLADTAGHAVPDQVERLYAAVFAAGPGVEAACHFHNTYGLALANCWAALRAGVTWFESSVAGLGGCPFTKVAGGNTCTEDLVHLLQRSGRRPDVRLDRLIALAGEVARFFGRDLPGSVYRTGTIADALAAQP
- a CDS encoding isocitrate/isopropylmalate dehydrogenase family protein, giving the protein MAQYRIAWLPGDGIGKDVMEAARIVLDAIRLDADYLPGDIGWDYWCREGDAFPLRTVELLKGVHAALFGAITSKPARAAEAELAPALRGTGLVYRSPIVRMRQMFDLYVCLRPCRAYPGNPLNFGDAIDLVIFRENTEDLYAGVEFAPVPADLAAALARASKPFAPFKDLAPDDYAISCKVNTRKGSERIVRAAFEYAKRNGRRKVTVVHKANVVRATDGLFLEEAKRVAAGYAGIPMDDANVDAICMWLLKNPRSYDVLVAPNLYGDIISDLAAQMVGGLGFGCSGNIGEQLAVFEPSHGSAPKYAGQYKVNPIATILAARMMLEWLGEQAKAERVERAVAAVIRAGKVRTYDMGGTNTTLEVAEAVAGAL
- a CDS encoding MerR family transcriptional regulator is translated as MSDALLALREYAKLAPWNIRDLAAISGGILDASGVTPINAAAQSHPSDRTIRFYVTRHLMSPPEGRGTAATYGYRHLLQLLSIKLRQMEGATLATITKDIADSPGDVLEKRVATALGTLPVPEEIQFPGAVAPRGRVARAVGRRASNGSAAEGGEPGNAPAGAWYRIALDDLAEISLRHDHPAARTSAQRQRLAERVARALREAAADSGQ